In Miscanthus floridulus cultivar M001 chromosome 19, ASM1932011v1, whole genome shotgun sequence, the DNA window TGTCGTCTTCTAATGTGAGCTATGGGTCAAAACCCTCTGGGAGTGGGATGAAACACAACCCTCCAATTGTGTTGCCGTAGTCGTCGATGAAAGCCTCAACGGAAAGCAATCAAGCTTGCAAGTACAATTGTACACACAGGCCCGCGCCGCGGCGGCCGTCTGCAGCTCTACCAACAGTCGCGTGAGGCAAAACAAGCACACGCCGCCCGGCCGCCCGGCCGCCCGGCCAATGAGCTACGGCTACGACGACGAGGAGGCGACGGGCACGGCTTCGAAGAGCTTGGCGAAGTAGAACTGCGTGGAGATGAAGCCGCGGTTGGCGACGCGCCATCCGGCCTGGCGGAGCGCGTCCTCGATGTCGGCCTCGGCGTGCAGGTAGGCGCGCGTGGCCTTGGACGGGCCCGGGAACAGCTCGCCGACGCGCTTGAGGAAGTCGAAGTAGAGCGTCCTGGGCGCGAAGCTGATGAGCAGCCGCTTGTCCGCCAGCGACGCGAGGTGGCGGATCATGGCGCGCGCCTCCTCCCGCGGGTAGTGGATGAGCACGTCCAGGCACACCACCACGTCGTACCGCCCCTCCAGGCTCTCCAGGTCGCGGACCTCGAACCGCGGCATCCGGAACGTCGACCCCGGCGCCGTCGCCTGCGCCAGCGCCGCCTGCCGCTGCGCCTCCGACACCATGGCCGCCGAGATGTCGGAGGCCAGGACGTCGGCGCCCTCGGCCGCGAGCGGGATGGCCAGCGACCCCGTCCCGCACCCGGCGTCGCACACCGTGGCGCCCGACAGCTCCAGCTGGGAGTCGCGCAGCATGgacagcgccgccgccaccgtctgcGCGTGGCCCTCGCGGATGTCCAGCTGCACGCGGTTCACGCCCTCCGTCGCCGACCCGTAGATCTTACGCCACCGCTCGAACCCCGTCGAGTTGAAGTAGGCGCGGACGGCCTCCTTGtccccgccgcccgccgcctcgGCCTGCGCTCGCCGCCGGCGCTCCGGGTCGGACAGAGacaccgccgccgccagcgcggccgccgcggcggccgcggccgggaGGGATAGCTCCGAGAGGTCCGCGGCCGTCGGCAGCGCCGCCGCGGTGGTGGCGGGCGCCTTGCGCTGCTGgggccggaggaggaggacgttCGGCTGCGTGTTGTGGAGGATGGAAGGCCGTGGTGGAAGGGAGTGGAGGCGGGAGAGCGGCGCGGTGGAGACGCCGGCGCGCGCCATGACCGGACCGGAGTGAGCACTGAGCAGTGGAGTTT includes these proteins:
- the LOC136527990 gene encoding magnesium protoporphyrin IX methyltransferase, chloroplastic-like, whose product is MARAGVSTAPLSRLHSLPPRPSILHNTQPNVLLLRPQQRKAPATTAAALPTAADLSELSLPAAAAAAAALAAAVSLSDPERRRRAQAEAAGGGDKEAVRAYFNSTGFERWRKIYGSATEGVNRVQLDIREGHAQTVAAALSMLRDSQLELSGATVCDAGCGTGSLAIPLAAEGADVLASDISAAMVSEAQRQAALAQATAPGSTFRMPRFEVRDLESLEGRYDVVVCLDVLIHYPREEARAMIRHLASLADKRLLISFAPRTLYFDFLKRVGELFPGPSKATRAYLHAEADIEDALRQAGWRVANRGFISTQFYFAKLFEAVPVASSSS